The following is a genomic window from Antechinus flavipes isolate AdamAnt ecotype Samford, QLD, Australia chromosome 3, AdamAnt_v2, whole genome shotgun sequence.
CTACGTTCAGGGACGGGCGTGGGGAAGGGGCAGGCTAGTCCCATGATAGCTAGGGAAGCTGCAGAGCTTAGACTCAGGAATGGCTGGAACTGGCAGGAGGTAGGAGGCAAGCAGGCTGCAGGAGAGCCAACTGCATAGCCCCTTGGAACAGCTCCTTCCTGGCCCAGAGTGATcctgggagggaggaggagggaaagggtaagTGGGAGAACCCACATGAGCCCaacaggctgagggcagtgggGGAGAGGAGATACACAAGTCTTTGCTACTTGGCAGCCTTCTCATCCTGTTGAGAATGGAGCTGGCAGTGGGAGATCTAAAGCAACCTTCCCACTACTAaagccccttcccctcccctaatTCTGGGCACAGAAAATCTGGAACTCCCCCATCCTGAGACCTAGCCCTTCCCACACCCATACACTCACccatacacacagatacacatacaaacataaacATACACCATTTTTTGGTATCTCTCTGGTCAGGGAACAGTTACTCATTCTCCTTGTATGAAGGGAGAAACTAAGACCTAGAGAGATGAAACAGTAGATCCAGGCAGCTCCCTGAcacttcccctttctcccttcctataCCCCATCCACTCTAGGTTGGTCCCAGAGCAGTATGATGGGAAAAGCACCGGATTTCAGACTTACTGGAACAGAATTCTTATCCCAATTCTGTTATTTACTATTTGCCACTCAaactttctgggcctcaattttctcatctgtaaaatgagggacttggggaaaaaaagatctcaaaacttCAAATTCTGTGTTCTCTATGGAGCAATCCCTTGGTACAGAAGCAGCCTGGCCAGGTGAGAATCTCAGGTTTCTCAATAGGACCTACTGTGTGGGTGATCTTAGGGTGCTTCTCCTCTTTGGGTCATATGTATCTTCATGattcaaaagaagagaaatgactcCCAGACAGAGAATACATGGACCTTGGAAGTAGAACtggaggaaatggaaggaaagtcAGACTTCTGGTGGGAAAGAGGCTGGGAGGAGTCCAGAACTCCAGGATGCTCAGGACACAGAGCCTCATTAGTGACCAGAACCATAGGTGAGGAAGCCCCAGCTTTCCAAAGAAGTAAAACCAGATGTAGGAACTGCCTAATGAGCATGAATCAGTCAGACAGTCCCCCTCCTCCAGCTCAGAGTGACAAGAAGGGAGCAGAGAAGGTCCTGGGCTGGAGCTCAGTCCTAGAAGGGCTTCCAGTGATGTGAGACGTGTCTGAATGACCAGACAAAATACCAACAGCGAAAAAAAGAGGTGGTTCAAAGATCAGgatgaaatcatcttttttttcccgaACTCAGGAAGCAGGATAGATAAGGGAAGAAGTAGGATTAGAATACAGGTCCTTTAACTCTTAGAATCTAAGTTCCATGGTCTTTTTTCACCATAACCTAGATTAAAAGGGGCAGGCAGCTAAATGGTGAAGTAGATAGAACACAGACCCtggatcaggaggacctgaattcaaatccagccttacttAACACTAACAATATGCCCTTGATCAAGtctcttaactccaattgtctaaaaattatttaaactaaAAGCTAcgagggagaggagggaataaAAGTTAAGATCAGGACAGGACCTCACTGAAAAGGGCAAGAGATGATTTACAAACAGTTCAATCTAGGCTATAACAGGTCAAAGGAAAAACCATTGGCAGGGACTAAACCAAACTGAATAACCAACTTGGCTACATTAAAAAGAGCACTAGAGTTGTAGTCAGGTGGCCTAGGTCTGAATTTTAGTCCTGCTATTTATAAGCACTTCCTTTCTACATCTCTTGATCTTAATTctaccatctataaaatgaagcaatggatgcagtggatagagtgaaggAGCTAGTCAAGGAGACCCTAGTTCAACTAATGCATTGTGGTAGAGTTGTGAGCcaatccaaccactctggaactgtgcccaaagggctatgatcTACTACTAGAGCTATATTCCaaggagattataaaaaaggaaaaaggacccacgagtacaaaaatatttatagcagctcttttgtggtggcaaaaaattgaaaattgaaggtaTGTCCATTAAtagaggaatgactgaacaagttgtggtatatgaatataatcgcattttattgttctatatgcaAGGGTAAGCAAGTTGATttgagaaaagcctggaaagacttaggtgAACCGACgctgagagaagtgagcagaacctttGAACATAGTAGCAACAACAatacattgtgtgatgatcagctatgatagacacAGCTCtcctcagcaatgcaatgattcaagataattcaaaAAGACTcataatagaaaatgccatccacatctagaaaaagaactacagagtctgaatgcagatcaaaacatactatttttaccttttttggcttttgttttttctcttgatttttcctttttgttctgtttcttctctcataacatgactcatgtggaaatatgcttaacatgattgtacatgtatagcctttatcagattgcttgctgtcttgggaaagggggagagaaggaaaggaggggagacaaaattgaaactcaaaatcttataaagataaatgctaaaaattatctttacatgtagttgggaGGGGAATGaatactattaaagaaaaaaaagtcaatcctGACAGCCTCTTAATAAatgtatgagcctgggcaagttaccaaaacctcagtttcctcattttgtaaaatagatataatagcAGCACTTATCTCATAGGATTATTGAAAGGACCAAATGAGATTGATAcatgtaaatcactttgcaaaccttaaaactgCCATATAACTGCTaagtaatattattaaaatggagataataatatgttacttacttcatagggttgttatgagaaagatgttttgtaaaccttaaaatgctatagagATGGGAGCAATTATTAACgaaatgtgaattattaagaCTGCCAGGGGGTGAACAGTAGGGAGACGTTCCCACACTCCCAGAGCAGCCAGCCATCTGAGCTCTGCCCTGGTCTCCACTCACCTTGATGAAGTTACCTGGCAGCACAACTTGAAGTGGAGGCACATTGTAGGATGAAATCAGGATAGAAGGTCACTTGGACAACTGGTGCTGGCCCCTTTTTTcccaagtccctcattttatagatgagaaaactgaggcccagaaagttcGAGTGGCAAgtattaaataacaaaattgggATAAGAATTCTGTCTCAGTAGGTCTGAAATCCAATGCTTTTCCCATCATACTGCTCTGGGACCAACCTAGAGTGGACGGGGtataggaagggagaaaggggaggtgTCAGGGGGCTTCTGTTTCATCTCATCTTCCCTTCATACAAGCCCCATCACCATTCCCCGACTATTTTACATGCTGGGCGTTGTAACTTGATATCACTTATATAAACATGCTGAAAGGTCTAAGTGGGAGCTGGAGGTCCAGTCAGGTGATGGAGGCCCAGAGGGTAGAGTGCTGGACCCAGGCCCAAACAATCCGAGTTCAAGTCTAGTTTTAGACGCTTCCCAGGAAGATCCCAGGAAAGTCACCACTTctctttccttcaatttcctcacctataaaatggagataataatagcacttaactctCAGAGATGttagaaagatcaaatgagatatttataaaaagaaaaaaaaagacatttaacacAGTAAATAGTACATAGGCCCCTTATAAGTGCTTATTTCCTCCCCAGCTACTCCCAAAATCTTACAATACTCCAAAGTCTCATCTACCCCGACCAGTGAAATAAAGACATCAACACTTTGGGCTTAAATGTTTACTTCTCAGAACCCCAAATCACAGGCGCTGTCCTCCTGAACTCGTCTTGCACTGGTATCCCAGCCAGGGATGAGGAGGAAATGCTGTCAGAGCCTCAGCCCCGGGAGAGAAGAGCTGCCCAGGTGGGCCTGGGCATCCCTAGGAGGAGGAACAAGAGGCTGCCGGGACGTTGGTGCCTCTGGACCCCGGGCAGCAGCTCAGCCCCCGGCAGTCCTGGCGGAAACGGCGCAAGGAAAAGCAGTAGACGAGGGGGTCCAGGCAACTGTTGAGACTGAGCAGGGCCAGACTGAGGGTGTGCAGGACGTCCAGGGTGGAAGGCAGGGGGCACTCCCCGTCTCCGCGGCCCCCGTCATTCCCCTCCTGCCCGGCCACCCACGGGGCCAGGATGAGGTGGTAGGGCGCCAGGCAGGCGGCAAACACCAGCAGCAGCCCCAGGACCATGGTCCGCGCCATGCGTCTGTGGGAGCCGGGGGCCGAAGGGCCCAGGGACGCCCCCCCGGAGGGAGAAGGCCCCACCAGCACCCGGGCCAGGGAGATGTAGGCGCCAAGGACCAGGAGGAAGGCGGCGAGGAAGAAGCCCACGGTGACGTAGGCCATGTCCTGCCTGGCCCAGCCATGCTCGAAGCAGCGGGTAGTGCCTCCCGGGCCGGGGCTCAGGGCCCGTGCGGAGACCAGGGAGGGCGCGGCGCAGGCCACACAGAGCACCCAGGTGGCGGCGCAGGCGGCCTGGGCCACGCGGAGCTGGTTGAGGGGCAGGCGGGTGCCGAACCCGGGCTTGGGCCCCTGCACGGTGCAGTAGCGGCTGACGCTGATGAGGACCATGAAGGAGATGGCGGCGTAAGTGGCGGCGTAGTACGTGGCTCCGGTGCCGTGGCAGAGGGAGGCGGGGAAGGGCCAGTGGGCCCGGCCCAGGTAGTAGGTGAGCCAGAAGGGCAGCGTGAGCGTGAAGAGGATGTCGGCCACGGCCAGGTTGAGCAGGTAGAGGCGCAGAGCTCGCCCCAGCCGCCCCCCACCTCTCCCGAAGATGGCCAGGGCAGCCAGGTTGGCAGGCAGGCCGAGACACAGGGCCACCGCGTAGGCGGCCGGCACCACGATGAAGCGGGCAGGATCATCCCATGGGCCACAGCCTCCAGCGCCTGCACCTGCTGCTGTATGGTTCATTGGGTCCCAGGGAGAGGTGGGAGGGctgtgggaagaaggaagggtgaGCTCCATGAAGGCTAGGTGCAGGGAAAGCAAACAGAGGCAAAGGGAGGGgtcccctcctcccacctcctcccaaGGAACCAGCCTTTTTAAGCCACTTAACCACCTTTTTTGTGCTCCCCAAAGCTCCCAGTCTTTTCTCtgactcctcccctccccaccccagacAGCTCTTCCTGAAAAGTACCTCTGAATCTGAGGTCAAAAggagatagagatatatagatatataaataaatattgagagagagacagagagggagagagagagagagagagagagagagagagagagagagagagagagagagagacagagagagagacagagagagagacagagagagagagagagagagagaaagaccgagacagaggggggggggagagagagagagagagagagagagagaggagagagagagagagacagagagagagacagagagagaagagagagagagagagagatagagagaaagagagagagaggagagagagagagaaagagagagaaagactgagacagagggggggggagagagagagagagagagagagagagagagagagagagagagaaagaagagagagagagagagagagagagagagagagagagagagaaagaagagagagagagagagagagagaagagagagagagagagagagagagagagagagagagagagaaagagagacagagagagaagagagagagagacagagagagagagagagagagagagagagagagagagaccgagacagagagggggagagagagagagagagagagagagagagagagagaaagacagagagacagagagagatagagagacagagagacagagagagagagaagagagagagagagagagagagagagagataccaagacagacagagaaagagacagagaaagagacagagacagagagagggaaagaaagagacagagaaagagagagagatagagagagggaaagaaagagacagagaaagagagagacagagagacagagagagagagacagagagagagagacagagaaagacaaagagacagagagacagaaacagagacagacacagagagagattgagacagagagagacagagacagacagacagacagagagagagacagagagagatagagagaaagagagagagggacagagacagagacacacagagagagagaattcctaGTCAAGGTCACAGGAACAGGAAACTGGAAAACTGAGGGTCCAAATACCAGAATGAACACTGAATCAATACCTCTTTATACCAGCAAGGGTTGTCAAGGGAGTTCAGTCCTGAGTCTCAAGTTTGGCATAGAGGGAGTGGGCAAATTCAGAAATGATGGGCCTTCTCCACCCCCTGGACCTCCCCAAAGGAGAGCTGACTCCTAATTCTCGTCTGTATCTTTCTTCCACATCACATACCCATATGGAGCCATATCAGCACATATATGCTAAGATGTGTTCACAATATAGGAACTTAAATACACATtgacacacagagatacacatagATATTCATgtaaatacatatttctacacACAAAGAGACCTAGAAAGATGTTATCCATATTTCTGTACACAACTTTGAGGCAATATACAAATATGCAGACATCCATTctgatacacatatacacaggatatataatatacacataacaTGCTAATGTAAATTAAGTAAGATGTATGAGGAAGAGTTAGCAAGTGTGGAAATAGTCTTCTTCAGAAATGTCAGAGAAATCCCGTGAATGAACTTTCTAgtcttggaaaaggaaaagggccaAAATGAAagcccttttgattttttttatttaattcagaatgattcaattcaactcaattcaattaagcacctactatgtgctaggcattggggatacaaagtcCCTGCCCTGAAGCTCATAGGGATAAACcagaaagggacctcagaaatccatctctctcattttacaggtgaggaaactgaggtccaagggcttgtccaagattacacaaaaagtaaatgaaagaagCATAATTCAAAGCCCCTGATTCTGAATCTGTTCTTCACCTTGCTCAATGATGCCTTCTCATGTAGTTTGCCTTCTACTGGACTTCCCAGACTTTCT
Proteins encoded in this region:
- the LOC127558137 gene encoding platelet-activating factor receptor-like, with the translated sequence MELTLPSSHSPPTSPWDPMNHTAAGAGAGGCGPWDDPARFIVVPAAYAVALCLGLPANLAALAIFGRGGGRLGRALRLYLLNLAVADILFTLTLPFWLTYYLGRAHWPFPASLCHGTGATYYAATYAAISFMVLISVSRYCTVQGPKPGFGTRLPLNQLRVAQAACAATWVLCVACAAPSLVSARALSPGPGGTTRCFEHGWARQDMAYVTVGFFLAAFLLVLGAYISLARVLVGPSPSGGASLGPSAPGSHRRMARTMVLGLLLVFAACLAPYHLILAPWVAGQEGNDGGRGDGECPLPSTLDVLHTLSLALLSLNSCLDPLVYCFSLRRFRQDCRGLSCCPGSRGTNVPAASCSSS